The Rhizobium rosettiformans genomic sequence AGACTGGTTCGAGATCGATGGCATTTCCGGCACCTCGGCCGGCGCCATGAACGCGGCAATCCTGGCGGCCGGCATGGCCACCGGCGGGCGGCAGACCGCGCGTGAGATGCTGACCGCCTTCTGGCGCCGGACGGCCGATGCCGCGCGCTTCAGCCCGTTCAAGCGCGGGCCGCTGGAGGTCCTGACGGGCAAATGGACGCTGGACAACTCGCCCGCCTTCATCGCCATGGATCTGATGGCGCGGCTGATCTCGCCCTATTCGCTGGGTGGGGCGGCAGGGAACCCGCTGCGCGACATCCTGACAGACCTGATCGATTTCGACGCGCTGGCGACCGGGCCGGTCAAGCTGTTCATCACGGCAACCAATGTGCACACCGGGCAAGGCAGGGTGTTCCGCAAGCATGAGGTGACGGCCGATGTGCTGCTCGCCTCGGCCTGCCTGCCATCGATGTTCCAGGCCATCGAGATCGACGGCGTGCCCTATTGGGACGGCGGCTATGCGGGCAACCCGACGATGACGCCGCTCGTGCGTGAATGTGAAAGCCTCGATACCGTTCTGGTGCAGATCAACCCGGTCGAGCGGCGCGAGACGCCGCGCACCGCGCGCGAGATCGCAAGCCGCCTGAACGAGATCTCTTTCAACGCCCAGCTACTGAAAGAGTTGCGGATGATGGCGCTGCTGCGCCGTGTCATCGACCCCGGCAATGGCGAGGCGCGGTACTGGAAAGAGATGCGCCTGCATCGCATCACCTCGGACATCATGGTGGACCTTGGACATTCCTCGAAGCTGAATGCCGAATGGGACTTCCTGAAGATGCTCTTCGACGAAGGGCGCCGCGCCGCCGAGGATTTCGGCCGCACCCATATTCAGGACATCGGGGTGCGTTCGACCTTCGATATCGACGCGCTGGCGGATGAGCTCTGACATGCTGGGTCTGCTGGGTATTCTGTTGGGCCTTGCCCTGATCATGGTGCTTGCGTTCCGCAGTTGGACAATCCTGCTGCTGGCGCCTTTGGCTGCTGCGGTGGCGGCGCTTTTTTCCGGTCAGCCGATGCTGGCGCACTGGACGCAGACCTTCATGCCTGCGGCGGCGGGGTTTGTGGCGCAGTTCTTTCCGCTTTTCCTGCTGGGCGCATTGTTCGGCAAGCTGATGGACGACAGCGGATCGGTTTCAGCGATCGCCGATTACATGACGCGCCGGCTCGGCCCCTCGCGGGCGATCCTTGCCGTGGTGGCTGCGGGCGCGATGGTCACCTATGGCGGTGTCAGCCTGTTTGTGGCGTTCTTCGTTCTGGCGCCAATGGGGCAGGCGCTGTTCAAGGCGGGAAGCGTGCCGCGCAGGCTGCTTCCGGCGGCACTCGCGCTTGGAACCTCGACCTTCACCATGTCGGCCATGCCGGGAACGCCTGCGATCCAGAACGCGATTCCGATGCCGTTCTTTGGTACCACCCCCTTTGCCGCACCTGGGCTTGGCATCATAGCCAGCATCATCATGGCGGCCATCGGCCTGGGCTGGCTTTCCTTCCGCGAACGTCAGGCCAAGGCGCGGGGCGAGGGTTATGGCGCGGCCGAAAAAGGCTCCGCCGTCTCGCGCGAGCTGGCCAGCACCGCACGCGAGTTTGACCCTGCCGAGATCAGCCGCGCCGGATCCTGGGGCGGGCGGCCACCGATCGGCCTGGCCATTCTGCCGCTGGTTCTGGTTGTCGTGGTCAACCTGATCCTGACGCAGTTCGTGCTGCCCAGCATGGATTTCGATTTCCTCTCGCAGCCCGCATGGGGCGAAACCACCCTGTCGGCTGTCGGCGGGGTCTGGTCGGTGGCGCTTGCGCTTCTGGTCGCCTGCATCGTGCTGGTTGCCATGAACCGGCGCCGCTTTCGCAATCTGCGCGAAAGCATCGACTCGGGCGCGACGGCCGCAGTACTTCCGATCATGAGCGTGGCAAGCCTTGTGGGGTTCGGCGCGGTCGTGGCGGCCCTGCCTGCGTTCGAGATGGTGCGGGACTGGGTTCTGGGCATCGGAGGCGGGCCGCTCGTGTCACTGGCGGTAGCGACGAACATCCTTGCCGCGTTGACCGGATCGGCTTCGGGCGGGATGACCATTGCGCTGCAGGCCCTTGGCCCCACCTTCATGCAGATCGCGTCAGACACAGGGCTGGACCCTGCGCTGATGCACCGGGTGGCCGTGATCGCCTCGGGTACGCTGGACAGCTTGCCGCATAATGGCGCGGTGGTCACGATGCTTGCGGTCTGTGGCTGCACGCATCGCGAAAGCTATCTGGACATCGTCATGGCCGCCATTGTCAGCGCGCTTGTTGCCCTTGTGGCCGTGATCGTGCTTGGCACAGCCTTCGGTTCCTTCTAACCCGGGGTCGGAACAAGATTTGCTAAAAATCGTACGCTAAGGCCGAACGGAGCGTGAACTCTCGTCCCGGACTCGCATGATGGTCTGACGACTGGTCCCGAATTTCCGGGCGATGGCGGAAACGCTCAGTTCGTTTGCCAGATCCTCCCGCACATCCTGCTTCTGTTCCTCGCTGAGTGTCGATGGCCTTCCGAGGGTTTTGCCTTCGGACTTCGCGCGCCTGAGGCCGGATTGGGTGCGTTCGATAAGCAGATCCCGTTCAAATTGCGCGACGGCGTTGAGGACCTGCATGGTCATCGTGCCGGAGGAACTTGTGAGATCGGCACCACCCAGGGCGAGACAGTAGACCTTCACGCCCATTTCCGAGAGCGTCTTGACGGTGGTGCTGACATCGATGGCGTCACGACCGAGCCGATCAAGCTTGGTGACAATGAGAACGTCGCCGGATTCCAGCCGGTCCATGAGTTTGGAAAAGCCACGGCGCTGCGCGATTGCCGTGCTGCTGGAAACTGTCTCGGTGACGATCCGGCGCGGCTCGACCTGAAAGCCGGCGGCCTCAATTTCCTGAATCTGGTTTTCGGTGGTCTGGCCGGTCGTGGAGACGCGGACATAGGGGCTCCGTGGGCATTTCTGCAATAATACCCGCTAAGGGAAAGCGAAGTTGTTTGGATTGAAACGGTTAGCGCGGATCGGCCTGAAGCGTTCGAGGGGTCGGTCAATTTCGTTCCAGAGATAGTCGCCGGTGAGTGCGATATGAGCCCAGGGAAGTGGTGCGACTTGGGAGAGCAGCTCGGCGGGAATATCGATGCCCTGGGTGCGGACATAATCGACGGCGCGGCTGAGATAGACGGTGTTCCACAGGATAATGGCGTTGACGACGAGGTTGAGACCTGACGCCCGATAGGCCATGGTTTCCGCCACGCGGTTGCGCAGCTCGCCAAGCTGGTGGAGGAAGACCGCCCGGGCAAGGGCGTGACGGCTTTCACCCTTGTTGAGGATGGCATGCGATCTGCGCCGGAGCTTGGTGTCGAGCAACCAGTCGCAGATGAAGATCGAGCGTTCAATCCGGCCCATTTCGCGTAGCGCCTGATTGAGCCGATTTTGCCGAGGCGATGCGGCAAGCTTCTTGAGGATGACGGACGGCGGCACGAGGCCCGCGCCAATCGATGACTTCAGCCGCAAGACCTCATCCCAGTGCTGCTCGATGACATCCATGTTGACGGCTCCCGAGATCAGCGCCCCGAGCGGGTCGTACGCCGCGTCGGGATCGATGACGAAGAGCCTGCGATTGCCGAGATTGCGGATACGAGGAATGAGCCTATAGCCGAAGCCATGGAACATAGCGAATGTCGTTTCGGTCGCGCCGGCGGTATCGGTTGCATGCTCATGGATTTCGACGGAGCTTTCGTTGTGAAGGAGGCCGTCGAGCACGTAGGGCGCTTCGCTCTCGGACGCCTGGATCATCCGGGAGAAGAAGGAGGCGAAACGATTGGACAGGAAGCCATAGACCGAAGCACCTGGTCTTTTGCCGTATTTTGCATTGTATTCGAGGCTGGCTTCACCGCGCCCGCCTGCCGGAAAGAACTGCCCGTCCGAGGAGGAGATATGACCGTCGCCCCAGACCGCGGCGAAGGGATGAGCCTGCTGCGCATCGACCAGCACGGCGGTCGCCGTAGCATAGGTTTCCGAGCGCAGATGCCTATCTACCATCAGCATCATCTGGTGGATCGTGACGCCGCGTGAGCTTTCCGCCATGCGTTCAGCACCGGCGTTGGTGGCGTCGGCAAGGATAGCGGCCATCAGCGCCGGCTCGTCGTTCGCCGTCTCGCCGGTGCGATAGTGTGTGAAGCTGTCAAGGAACCTGGTCCAGCTGTGGACCTCGGCAAGCAGGCTGGTGATCCTGATCCGGGGAACGAGGATGTAAAGACGCCGGCTGAGCGCGACGATCCCGTCACGCTCCTCCTCGCGGATCGGGGAGACCGACAAACCCTTGTCGGAAATAGCCGCATCCGGAATGGCGTTGGCGGCCGCCGCCCTTGCCAGCTCTTTGAGTTTCGCGTCGAGCGTGGCGGTGCGTTCGGCTCGCCATTCGGCAAAGCTGTCAGGGATGGCAAGCCCGAGCCGGCCTTCGGCGCGCATCAGGGCAAAGATCGGTCGAGGCAGAAGATAATCCTCGAAACTGCGCCATGCTCGGCTGCCATCAACCCATATGTCACCGGCCCGCAGGCGCTCCCGAAGGTGAACGAGTACCGCCACTTCCCAAGCCCGAAGGTCGATGGTGACACCGTCCGAGCGCACACGTCGCCGCCACTTGCGGGTCATGAACGCGAACGGCACCTGCGCGGGTAGTTTCCTGCCACTGTAGAGCGCACGCAGATGATCCACTGCCTTCAAAACCGGATCATCGGGACGAAACGACCGGAAAGAGAACGCGCCGAACATGAGCCTGCCCAGCTTTCGCAGCGATTTGTGCCGCTCTATGAGCTCATCGAATTCGTCGCTGCGATCGGGGCGCACGACGGACCTGGCTGCGGCCACGCTGGCGGTCAATCCGTCCCAGCCGAGTGAGACTGCAATTGCGGATGCGAGATCGGTGTTGTTCTCACGGGCGGCCAGAAGCGCCTCGCCAAGCTTGAGATGATCGAGCGCCACCCCATCAAGAATCTCGGCTTCTTTCAGCCGGCGTTCTGTGCGGCTCAGTTCAGCCTTGCGCCGGGTGCTGCCGATCAGTTTGCAGAACATGTCGATCGCAAGGTCGGTGATTGCCGCCTGCCTCTCGATGACGAACGCCGTCAGCGTGGCGTAGCGGCGCTCGGATGTAAGGCGTCGTATCTCACGGGCATGCAGAATGCGGGCGTCCCGGGCGATGAGGGGTCGTTTGCGGGAGGGGGCGGAATCCTACGCTAAGGCTTTGGCCAACGATATTCTCCGGTAAGGTTGATGTGCTCCCATCCGAGGGGCGAGACATGGGCCAGCAGATCGGGCAATAGC encodes the following:
- a CDS encoding patatin-like phospholipase family protein; translation: MASNPKSQTRKTLPIDLALQGGGSHGAFTWGVLDRILEEDWFEIDGISGTSAGAMNAAILAAGMATGGRQTAREMLTAFWRRTADAARFSPFKRGPLEVLTGKWTLDNSPAFIAMDLMARLISPYSLGGAAGNPLRDILTDLIDFDALATGPVKLFITATNVHTGQGRVFRKHEVTADVLLASACLPSMFQAIEIDGVPYWDGGYAGNPTMTPLVRECESLDTVLVQINPVERRETPRTAREIASRLNEISFNAQLLKELRMMALLRRVIDPGNGEARYWKEMRLHRITSDIMVDLGHSSKLNAEWDFLKMLFDEGRRAAEDFGRTHIQDIGVRSTFDIDALADEL
- a CDS encoding GntP family permease, whose amino-acid sequence is MGLLGILLGLALIMVLAFRSWTILLLAPLAAAVAALFSGQPMLAHWTQTFMPAAAGFVAQFFPLFLLGALFGKLMDDSGSVSAIADYMTRRLGPSRAILAVVAAGAMVTYGGVSLFVAFFVLAPMGQALFKAGSVPRRLLPAALALGTSTFTMSAMPGTPAIQNAIPMPFFGTTPFAAPGLGIIASIIMAAIGLGWLSFRERQAKARGEGYGAAEKGSAVSRELASTAREFDPAEISRAGSWGGRPPIGLAILPLVLVVVVNLILTQFVLPSMDFDFLSQPAWGETTLSAVGGVWSVALALLVACIVLVAMNRRRFRNLRESIDSGATAAVLPIMSVASLVGFGAVVAALPAFEMVRDWVLGIGGGPLVSLAVATNILAALTGSASGGMTIALQALGPTFMQIASDTGLDPALMHRVAVIASGTLDSLPHNGAVVTMLAVCGCTHRESYLDIVMAAIVSALVALVAVIVLGTAFGSF
- a CDS encoding recombinase family protein, which codes for MQKCPRSPYVRVSTTGQTTENQIQEIEAAGFQVEPRRIVTETVSSSTAIAQRRGFSKLMDRLESGDVLIVTKLDRLGRDAIDVSTTVKTLSEMGVKVYCLALGGADLTSSSGTMTMQVLNAVAQFERDLLIERTQSGLRRAKSEGKTLGRPSTLSEEQKQDVREDLANELSVSAIARKFGTSRQTIMRVRDESSRSVRP
- a CDS encoding Tn3 family transposase, encoding MARDARILHAREIRRLTSERRYATLTAFVIERQAAITDLAIDMFCKLIGSTRRKAELSRTERRLKEAEILDGVALDHLKLGEALLAARENNTDLASAIAVSLGWDGLTASVAAARSVVRPDRSDEFDELIERHKSLRKLGRLMFGAFSFRSFRPDDPVLKAVDHLRALYSGRKLPAQVPFAFMTRKWRRRVRSDGVTIDLRAWEVAVLVHLRERLRAGDIWVDGSRAWRSFEDYLLPRPIFALMRAEGRLGLAIPDSFAEWRAERTATLDAKLKELARAAAANAIPDAAISDKGLSVSPIREEERDGIVALSRRLYILVPRIRITSLLAEVHSWTRFLDSFTHYRTGETANDEPALMAAILADATNAGAERMAESSRGVTIHQMMLMVDRHLRSETYATATAVLVDAQQAHPFAAVWGDGHISSSDGQFFPAGGRGEASLEYNAKYGKRPGASVYGFLSNRFASFFSRMIQASESEAPYVLDGLLHNESSVEIHEHATDTAGATETTFAMFHGFGYRLIPRIRNLGNRRLFVIDPDAAYDPLGALISGAVNMDVIEQHWDEVLRLKSSIGAGLVPPSVILKKLAASPRQNRLNQALREMGRIERSIFICDWLLDTKLRRRSHAILNKGESRHALARAVFLHQLGELRNRVAETMAYRASGLNLVVNAIILWNTVYLSRAVDYVRTQGIDIPAELLSQVAPLPWAHIALTGDYLWNEIDRPLERFRPIRANRFNPNNFAFP